The Moorella glycerini genomic interval ATCCTCCTGCTGGTGGGCCTGGTATTCTTTATGATGCAGCAGACCCAGGGGGGCGGCTCGCGGGTGATGCAGTTTGGCAAGAGCCGGGCGCGGTTGCATACCGATGAAAAACGCAAGGTCACTTTTAACGACGTCGCCGGCGCTGATGAGGCCAAAGAGGAATTAGAAGAAGTCGTGGAGTTCCTCAAAAACCCGCGCAAGTTTAATGAACTGGGGGCGCGCATCCCCAAGGGTGTCCTCCTTTACGGGCCTCCCGGGACGGGGAAAACTTTGCTGGCCCGGGCCGTGGCCGGGGAAGCAGGGGTACCTTTCTTCAGCATCAGCGGTTCTGATTTTGTGGAAATGTTTGTTGGCGTGGGTGCTTCCCGGGTGCGGGACCTTTTTGAGCAGGCTAAAAAGAATTCGCCATGTATCGTCTTTATTGATGAGATTGATGCCGTTGGTCGCCAGCGGGGTGCCGGCCTGGGCGGTGGGCACGATGAGCGGGAACAAACTTTGAACCAGTTACTGGTAGAAATGGACGGCTTTAATGCCAACGAAGGGATTATTATCATCGCGGCCACCAACCGGCCCGATATCCTGGACCCGGCCCTGCTGCGACCGGGGCGTTTTGACCGCCAGATAGTCGTCGATGTACCGGATGTAGTGGGCCGGAAAGAGATTTTAAAGGTCCATGTCCGCGGTAAGCCCCTGGATGAAACCGTAGACCTGGATGTCCTGGCGCGGCGGACGCCGGGCTTTACCGGGGCCGACCTGGCCAACCTGGTCAACGAAGCAGCCTTACTGGCTGCCCGGCGCGGTAAGCGTAAGATCAGCATGGAAGAGATGGAAGATTCCATCGAGCGGGTCATAGCTGGCCCGGAGAAAAAGTCGCGGGTTATCAGCGACTATGAAAAAAGGCTGGTGGCCTTCCACGAAGCGGGCCACGCCCTGCTGGGCCATTATTTGCCCCATACCGACCCCCTGCATAAAGTTTCCATTATCCCCCGCGGGCGGGCCGGCGGTTACACCCTGCTCTTACCCAAAGAAGATCGCCGTTATATGACCAAGTCCCAGATCCTGGACCAGGTAACCATGCTCCTGGGCGGCCGGGTGGCCGAAGCCCTGGTATTAAAGGAAGTCAGTACGGGAGCCCAGAATGACCTGGAGCGAGCAACGGAACTGGTGCGCAAAATGATCACTGAGTTCGGCATGTCTGATGAACTGGGACCCCTGACCTTCGGCCGTAAGCAAGAAACCGTCTTCCTGGGCCGGGATATAGCCCGGGACCGAAATTATAGCGAAGCAGTAGCCTTTTCCATTGACAAGGAAGCCCGTCGTATAATTGATGAATGCTATAACCGGGCCAAAGAACTCCTCCAGAAGCATATGGCCGAACTACACCTGGTGGCCAGGGCATTAATGGAAAAGGAAACCCTGGAAGCCGAAGAATTTACAGCTATTATTGAAGCCTATAACCAGGAGCACAATCCGGAAGAAGACAAGCAAGGGAACCAGCAACAGGAAAACCTGCAGCCGGCAGCTACCGCTGGGACAGGAGTTGAAAGCACCAAAGGCGGCGGTCCCCCTAAGGACCTGCTGATCAAATTAACTTACCTCGGTTGTTTGAAAGGAGTATGGTAGTGGAACGCACCTTTGCCATGATTAAACCCGAAGGGGTAGAACGGGGACTGATCGGGGCTATCATCGGCAGGATTGAACTTAAAGGTTACCGGATTGTGGCCCTGAAAATGCTGCGGCTAACGCCGGAGCTGGCAGCCAGGCATTATGCCGAGCACCAGGGTAAACCCTTTTACCGGGAACTTATCAGCCACATTACCTCGGGTCCGGTGGTAGCCATGGTGCTGGAAGGCCCCGGCGTCATCGCCAGCTTAAGGCAAATGATGGGCGCCACTAACCCTAAAGATGCTGCTCCCGGTACCATCCGCGGGGATTATGCCCTTGAGGTGGGCAAGAATGTTATTCATGGTTCGGATTCCCCGGCCAGTGCGGCCCGGGAAATAGCCCTCTTTTTTACCCCCGGCGAACTGGGGGAAGAGCAGGCCGGGTAACCGGCCTTTTTCTTTAGGGGAGGCCCAAAAGGTTTATGAAAGCCAGTGAACGCCGGCAGAGGATCATCGAACTTTTAGAAAACAACCAGCCCCGCAAGGGCACCGAGCTGGCCGCCCTCCTTGGCGTCAGCCGCCAGGTTATTGTCCAGGATGTGGCCGTATTGAGGGCGGCAGGATTCAATATCCTGGCCACCCCCCAGGGCTATCTCCTGCCGGGTCCGGATACCCGCTGCCGGCGTACCTTTGCCTGCCAGCATGACCTGGCCGGCCTGGAGCGGGAATTACAGATTATGGTCGATTATGGAGGGAAAGTAATTGACGTTGTAGTAGAACACCCCCTGTACGGGGAAATCCGCGGTTACCTGATGCTCGCCTCCCGTTATGACGTCCAGAAGTTTGTCGCCGATTTAAAGGCCAGCGGGGCCAGACCCCTGTATACCCTTACTGGTAGCGGTGTGCACCTGCATACCGTGGAAGCAGCCAGGGAAGATATTTTAGATATAATTGCAGCCCACCTTGCCAGGGCAGGTTTTCTTCTCGAATAGGATGCTAAGGGTAGAACGAAAAGGGGTGGTGAGGAAGGATGAAGGCCCTGGAGTATACCCTTTATCTCGGTACCGACGACGTGCGGGTGGCCTACCACCTGGCCCGGGTTCTGAACCAGAAAGGAGGTGGAGCAATCACGGCCAGGGGGCAAGAAGCCGGCCGGCAAACTGCCGTAGTAGTCCATATCCTGGAGTGGCAGGCCTTTCCCCTCATGCGGGTCCTGGAAACGGCCCGGGTCGCTGCCAGGACTTTTAATGTTCAGGTAAGCAGGGGAGTTTTAGGACCTGCTCCCCGGGAGGCCATCCTGGAAGTAGCCAGGCAGGCCCTCTTGCTGGACAGCCTGCCGGTCATTGCCGGACCTGACCCTGGTGAGAGCGCAACAGGTTAATATATTTGCTTTCTCTCCTGTTATGAAGCACAAAATTTAATTGTTTGTTTTTTGTAAAGAAAGGTTTATAATTATGAATGATGGGCCGGGCGGACAGGCTGTGGTAGCAACCAAATAAATAAGTGAGTGGGGGTAGCAGGAAAATTAGAGTTTGTGTAGAATTTCACTATTAACCACATAACTGGATGTACATTTTTTCGAATTGGAAGGAGTGTTCAAATTGGCCAACGTACCCAGCGATATTGAAATCGCCCAGGCGGCCAGAATGAAACCTGTCATGGAGCTGGCCCGGGCCCTGGGCATTGAGGAAGATGAAGTAGAGTTATACGGTAAATACAAGGCAAAAATCTCCCTTGATGTCTACCGCCGGCTCAAGGATAAACCGGATGGCAAGCTCATCCTGGTCACGGCCATTACCCCCACCCCTGCCGGTGAAGGCAAAACTACCACCAGTGTCGGCCTGACAGACGCCCTGGCCCGCCTGGGAAAAAAGGTTATGGTTTGCCTGCGGGAGCCCTCCTTAGGTCCCAGCTTTGGCATCAAAGGTGGCGCTGCCGGCGGCGGTTATGCCCAGGTAGTACCCATGGAAGACATCAACCTGCACTTTACCGGTGACATCCATGCTGTCACCTATGCCCATAACCTCCTGGCGGCCATGGTAGATAACCACCTCCAGCAGGGCAACGCTTTAAACATCGATCCCCGGACCGTTACCTGGCGGAGGGTTATTGATCTTAATGACCGCGCCCTGCGCAATATTGTTATCGGCCTGGGCGGTAAAGCCAATGGTGTCCCCCGGGAGACCGGTTTTGATATCTCGGTAGCCTCGGAAGTCATGGCCTGCCTGTGCCTGGCCAGCGACCTCATGGACTTGAAGGAGCGTTTCCGCCGGATTGTCGTCGGCTACACCTATGACGGCAAGCCCGTAACTGCCGGCGACCTGGAAGCCCAGGGTTCCATGGCCCTGCTGATGAAGGACGCCATTAAGCCCAACCTGGTCCAGACCCTGGAGAACACCCCCGCCTTCGTCCACGGCGGTCCCTTTGCCAATATCGCCCACGGCTGCAACAGCATAACCGCTACCAAGACGGCCCTGAAACTTGCCGACTACGTCGTTACCGAGGCCGGTTTCGGTGCCGATCTGGGGGCAGAGAAGTTTTATGACGTTAAGTGCCGTTATGCCGGTCTCAAGCCCGACGTTACTGTCATTGTCGCCACCGTCCGCGCCCTCAAAATGCACGGCGGCGTACCGAAATCGGATCTGGCCACGGAAAACCTGGCAGCCCTGCGCCAGGGCTTTGAGAACCTGGAGAAACATATTGAAAACGTTGGCAAATTCGGGGTGCCGGCCGTGGTGGCCATTAACGCCTTCCCCACCGACACGGAAGCTGAATTAAATCTCCTCTATGACCTGTGCAACAAAGCCGGTGCCGAAGTGGCCCTGTCCGAAGTCTGGGCTAAAGGTGGCGCCGGCGGCATTGAACTGGCCCAAAAAGTTCTCAAAACCATTGAAACCAAACCGGCTAACTTCCATCCCCTCTATGAACTGGACCTCAGCATCAAAGAAAAGATTTATAAAATCGCTACCGAGATTTACGGCGCCGATGGGGTTAATTACACGGCCGAGGCCGACAAGGCCATCGAGCGCTTTGAAGCCATGGGTTACGGCAACCTGCCGGTGGTCATGGCCAAGACCCAGTACTCCTTCTCTGACGACATGACCAGGCTGGGGCGGCCGCGGAACTTTACCATTACCGTCCGCGAGGTAAGGCTCTCAGCTGGGGCCGGCTTTATCGTACCCATTACCGGTACCATTATGACCATGCCCGGCCTGCCTAAACGCCCGGCAGCCTGCAATATTGATATTGATGCCGACGGTGTTATCACCGGGCTGTTCTAAAGCTATAGCGCCCTTGCTAATCTTATGCCTGGACCCCACCCCTCTGGCGGGTGGGGTTTTTGCTGCCAGGCATGGCGAATGGTATAATATACTGCGGAGGATGATTTCTATGTCCTGGCAGGAGACCATAGAAGTAATTAACGTTCCCGAGGCAGCAACGGCCAGAAAATTGATGGAGGAGATTGGTGTCGATGCCCGGGGTATTGAGCTGATGGTACCCAAGGCCCTGCATTACTGCCTCAAGCTGAAAGATGTACCGGCCAGGGCGGCCAATATCTTAAAACAAGAAATGCTGGCCCGGGGCGGCGAGGCGGCCATGGCGGCAGGCGTAGCCGGCTGGTCCATCGAGAAGACCGATGTCCTGCTCTTTGCCACCAGGCGCCAGCTGGAACTTCTGGTAGAAAAGCTGCCCCAGCAGTATTTTGGCTTAAACAAGCTGGCTGCCGCGCTTAAAGCTACCCTGGACAGCTGGGAAAAGACAGGTGTCCAGGTGATCCAATGCCCGCGGGGTCCCCTCGTCCTGGGCCGGCGGACCCTGGTCATGGGGATTGTCAATGTAACGCCGGATTCCTTTTCCGATGGCGGCCATTTTTATGACCCCGGGGCGGCGGTGGAGCATGCCCACCGGCTGGTGGATGAAGGGGCCGATATCATCGACGTAGGCGGGGAATCAACCCGTCCCGGTCACGAGCCGGTGCCGGCCGAAGAAGAATGGCGCCGCCTGGAACCGGTTTTAAAGCGCCTGGCGGCCGAAATCAAAGTCCCTATTTCCGTGGATACCTATAAAGCTATTACGGCCCGGCGGGCCCTGGACCTGGGGGTTGATATCATTAACGATATCTGGGGCTGCCGGGCCGACGCCGCCATGGCTGCCGTGTGTGCACATTACCGGGCACCGATCATTATCATGCACAACCAGCAGGGGACAACCTACCGGGATTTAATGTTCGACATCCTCGCTTCCCTGCGGGAAAGTATCCGCCTGGCAGAAGAGAACGGGATACCCCCGGGGCAGATTATTATCGACCCTGGTATTGGTTTTGGCAAGGACCTGCAGCAGAACCTGGAAGTAATGGCCCGCTTACAAGAGCTAAAAGTACTGGGCAAACCCATCCTCCTGGGCACTTCGCGCAAGTCAATGATTGGTAAGACCCTCGATCTACCCGTTGACCAGCGCCTGGAGGGAACGGCCGCTACAGTGGCCTTAGGAGTAGCCCAGGGAGTCGATATAATTCGCGTTCATGACGTCCGGGCCATGGTACGGGTGGCCCGGATGGCCGATGCCATTGTGCGCCGGTTTTAACTTAATCTTAAAGTTACTTCTATTGCCGTTTAAATATTCTTAAGGTAAAATGAAGGGGCAAGAGCTAAAGAAAGGGAGAGGAGTTTTGACTTTAAGGCGCTGGTTGAAGGCGGGCGACTGTTACCTCTTTTATTATGTTAACCAACGCCTGCAGTGCCCCCTGCTGGACCAGACCATGCCCTGGTTTACCATGCTGGGAAGCGCTACCTTTGGACTGGCCCTTTCCCTGGCGACTGCTCTGCTGGGCCGGGAGCAAACGCGCCTGGCCGGCTGGCAGGCCATGCTGGCCCTGGTGGGCAGTCACCTGGTAGTCAGGTTTTGTAAAGGCCTGGTGGGCCGGAGTCGTCCCTACCTGGTCCTTCCCGGGGCCCGTTACCTGGCCCGGCCCTGGCAGGACTTTTCCTTCCCCTCGGGACATACGGCTGCCAGTTTTTCCCTGGCGGTAGTCTTCGCCCTGAATTTCCCGGTCCTTACCTGGCCGCTGGTTACGGCGGCCGGTTTAACCGGGCTCAGCCGCATGTATGTGGGCATGCACTACCCCTCCGATGTCCTGGGCGGGGCTACAGTTGGTGCCCTTTTTGCTTATGGAGTTCATTCCTGGCCCTGGTAGCTAACACAATTCCGGTAATACCCGCCGGGGGAGGCTGCCTTGCCTCTTAACTTGCAGGATGCAGGCCCGGGAGCTACCTTAATGATATCCGCTACGTGTTAAGGCCGGCCTGGACCGGGGAGGTAATCGTTTTTATTATGAGGCAACCCAAAATAAGAATTACTAATTTAAATTTCTATTATGGTTCTAAATGGGCTTTAAAGGATATTAATCTAGAAATAAAACCCAATTCCGTCACGGCCCTCATTGGCCCCTCGGGGTGCGGCAAATCTACTTTTTTGCGGACTTTAAACCGCTTAAATGACCTCATTGAAGGAGCGCGACTTTCCGGGGAAATCCTTCTGGACGGGCAGAATATTTATGCTCCAGATGTCGATGTGGTCAACTTACGCAAACGGGTAGGTATGGTTTTCCAGCGTCCCAATCCCTTCCCCATGTCCATTTATGATAATGTGGCCTACGGTCCCCGGATTCACGGCATCCATAACAGGAAAAAACTGGACCAAATTGTGGAGCAGAGTCTTAAAGCAGCGGCCCTGTGGGATGAAGTGACCGACCGCCTGCGCCAGCCGGCCTTAGGGTTATCAGGGGGCCAGCAGCAGCGCCTGTGCATTGCCAGGCTCCTGGCCGTCGAGCCGGAAGTTGTTCTCATGGACGAGCCTTCCTCGGCCCTGGACCCCATTTCCACTTTAAAAATCGAAGAACTCATCCGGATCCTTAAGGAAAAATATACCATTATCATAGTTACTCATAATATGCAGCAGGCAGCTCGCGTTTCCGACTATACCGCCTTCTTCCTCAACGGGGAGATGGTGGAATACGATGAGACGGAAATCATCTTTACCAGGCCTCGCGACCAGCGGACGGAAGATTATATTACCGGTCGTTTCGGTTAAAGCCCCTCTAACCAGAAAAAGGCAGCTTTTTAACCCCTAAAAGGTGACAGAGAAGAAGTGAGGTGAATATAATGGAAGGTAATAAACTTACAGGAGGGCTAGCCATGGCCATCACAACCAGGCAGGGCTTTCAACATTCCCTGGAAGATTTGCAGCAAAACATCCTGCGCATGGGGAGTATTGTTGAACAAACCATTGCCAAATCAGTAGAGTGCCTGGCCAGGCAAGATGCCAGAATGGCCGCCGAAGTGGTTGAGGGCGATGTTGTTGTGGACGAGATGGAGTTACAAATTGAAGACCAGTGTTTAAAGCTTATTGCCACCCAGCAGCCCATGGCCAAGGATTTACGCAAAATTGCCGCCGGGTTTAAGATTATCACCGATTTAGAGCGCATGGCCGATTATTCAGTTGATATTGCCCGTACGGCCCAGCGCATCCTGGAAACAGGCCAGCCTTTGATCAAGCCCTTAATTGATATTCCCCGCATGGCCGAGTTAGCCCAGGTAATGGTCAAGCAGGCCCTGGATGCTTATGTCCGGGAAGATACAGAACTGGCCTATACGGTAGCCAGGGCAGACGACCAGATCGACATGCTCCACAACCAGGTCTTCCGGGAACTGCTGGTCTTCATGATGGAAGATCCCAAAACCATTAGCCAGGCTACCTATTTGCTCTTTGTCAGCCGTTACCTGGAGCGCATAGCCGACCATGCCACCAATATAGCCGAGGAAGCCATTTACCTGGCCACCGGCGAACGGAAAGAATTAAACGACTGAGAGACCCGGGTTAGCTTAACCCGGGTTTTTTAATGACCGGGTAACAGTTCCGGGGGCAGCATTTTTTCCGTCTGGATAAAGGTGGCCGTTAAAAAGGTTATCAGTCCTACCAGGACGGCGGCTCCCAGGAAAAGAGGCAGCCGGCTCAGGGTCATGGCCAGGCCAAAGGCCGGGGGTCCCAGAGCAACGCCAAAGAAACGCATGGAACCGTAAAGGCAGGTAATGCCACCCCTTTCCTTAGCGCTTACGCTGGTTATCAAGGTATTGACTGAGGGCAGGACGATACCTGTACCCATCCCCATGATCACCATGGCCAGGAAAAAGATATAGATATTATCAAAGAAGCCCATAACTACCAGGGCGGCGGTTTCCAGGACCAGGCCGGCAACAATGGTCATCTTCAGCAAGTTACCGGCCTTTTGTTGCAGGTAACTACCGGATAAATAGGAAGTAAGGGCCATGGTACCCACGGGAATGGCTATAAGCAGGCCGGTACTGAGGCCCCGGATGCCGTAACTCGCTTCCAGGATATCGGAGACGTAACTCAAAACCCCGAACAAAATAAAAAGAACAACCATCCCGGCCAGGATGCAGGCCAGGAGGGATAAGCCCCTGGTCTGGAAAACCTGGCCCAGGTCGCGGAAATAGGTCCGGAAGGTTACCCTGTTTTTATCTTGCCCCGCAGGTTCTTTTATGAAGAACCACACGGCCAGGCCAATGGGGATAGCCAGGAAGCCATAGACAAAAAAAGGGGCGAACCAGGCGATGAGGCCTACAAGGGAGCCGGCAATGGGGCTGACCACCTTCCCCAGGCCGTTGGAAGCCTCAAGCAAACCCAGGGCTTTGGTGCGCTCCTTGCTCTGGAAAATATCGCTGGTCAGGGCCATGGCCAGCTGGTAAGTACCCCCGGCACCAATACCCTGGAGAATGCGGCTACCCAGGATCAGGTAATAAGGGGAAGCTACCAGCCAGGCAGCCAGGCCCGCCAGCAGCCCCCCCAAACCGTAAATGAGCAGGGCCGGTGCCATAATGGGTTTGCGGCCGTAAGCATCGGACAAGAAACCGGCAAAGGGGATGACCAGGCCGGCTGGCAGGGAAAAAGCCGTAATAAAAAGGCTGACCTGGACCAGGCTGACATTCAATGTCGTACGCATGACGGGTAGCAGGGGAACCAGCATGGAGTTACCCAGGACCATAATAAAGGGTACGGCACAAAGAATGGCAAAGGGTAATTTCATTGCTGACTGCAACCTGTTAAACCTCCCAGAAAAGACGCTGCTTCTATTTTGTCTCGGCAGCGCATAAAAAATAAGGGGAGGAGATGCCATGTTTTTCTTTTTGCCGGACAAACATGTACTGGCCATGGCGGCAGTGCGCGTCCTGTCCAGCATGATTGAATTGACGGCGGCCATCCTGATGTTAAAATTAAACCGGGTTGAGGCCGCTTTAAAAATAAACGCGACCCTGGCTTTTGTTGGCCCGACAGTTATGCTGACGGTGATGGCCCTGGGACTCTGGGGCCTGGCCGGTAAAATCTCCCCCGTTAAAATGCTGACCATTATCCTGGGGGTGGGACTCATTTTTTATGGCGTCAGGCGGTAATGATGGTGGGGCAACCGTCGTCTGACCTGTGAAAAAGTACCGCTGGCAAAGTTGTTACCCCCTTCCTGCCCCGGGCATAAAGATAAAAAAGCAGGTTAAAAAAACCCAGGAAGGGGCGAAATTAATGCAGGAAAAAGCAACTAAAACCTGGAAAGATGTCCTGGAATTTCCCATTGGTGGACGCCAGCAAAAACCCAGGCAAGCAGGGTTGACCATGGTTATTGACAAGGGTCTGGGCCTGACGGAATTCAGGGATTTGCTGGAGGTGGCAGCACCCTATATTGATTTCATTAAACTTGGGTTTGGCACTTCCGTTTTTTACCCGGCGGCTATTTTACAGGAAAAAATTCGCCTGGCACGTTCTTACAATGTTGCTATTTTTCCCGGCGGCACCTTCTTTGAAGTCGCCGTTCTCCAGGGGCGGCTAAACCTTTACCTGCAAACGGCCAGGGAACTCGGGTATACTTTTATTGAAATCTCCGATGGAACTATTGACCTGAGCCGGACCGTGCGGCTGGCGGCGGTGCGCCAGGCCCGGGCGGCAGGCTTTGGCGTCATAACTGAAGTGGGCAAGAAGGACCCGCGGGATGCCTTAAGCGAAGCCCTTCTCTTAAGCCAGATTGCCGGCGACCAGGAGGCGGGGGCCGACTATGTCATCGTCGAGGGCCGGGAATCGGGCCAGGGAGTCGTCATTTACGACGGTCGCGGGGCCGTCAAGGAAGATATACTGGCTGGCCTGCTGGCAGGCATCAAGGACCTGGACCGGGTCATCTGGGAGGCTCCCCAGAAGCAGCAGCAGCAGGCTTTAATAATGCGCCTGGGGCCCAACGTTAACCTGGGCAATGTCCAGCCGGGGGATGTCCTGGCCCTGGAAGCCCTGCGGGTGGGGCTGCGGGGCGATACCCTGAGGACTACCCTGAAGGTGGCCGAAGTGAGTTAAGAACCCTTCATGGGGGCTGACGTCCCCGCCAGTTAACGGATTAAAATTTGCCTGGGCGTTAGGGTGGGGATATGTCCTGGAGCAGCGAATAGTGGAGCGCCGGAGGGACATATCCCCACCAGAAGGTACCATTTCTGGCAGAACCCTATTTTCGGAGGTGCGGGAAGCGGGAGCCGGTAGAGGGGGTTCCTGCTTCTCGTTTAATTATTACCTTTTGCTTCCTGGCCGGCAGGAATCTGGCCCATCTTTCGCGAATAACTACCGGACCGGCAAGAGTTGGAGGTGCGAGTGAGTTTGGAAATTGAT includes:
- the ftsH gene encoding ATP-dependent zinc metalloprotease FtsH; this encodes MNRIFKNLAVYLLIVLLAVSIIRLSTPVEKTVEEWDLTRFYQAVDQGQVLEVTLTPHDNIIKVDGILKNNARFTVNAPAAANLIDRLTEKGVIVKAQLPPQPPWWTNLLGSLLPILLLVGLVFFMMQQTQGGGSRVMQFGKSRARLHTDEKRKVTFNDVAGADEAKEELEEVVEFLKNPRKFNELGARIPKGVLLYGPPGTGKTLLARAVAGEAGVPFFSISGSDFVEMFVGVGASRVRDLFEQAKKNSPCIVFIDEIDAVGRQRGAGLGGGHDEREQTLNQLLVEMDGFNANEGIIIIAATNRPDILDPALLRPGRFDRQIVVDVPDVVGRKEILKVHVRGKPLDETVDLDVLARRTPGFTGADLANLVNEAALLAARRGKRKISMEEMEDSIERVIAGPEKKSRVISDYEKRLVAFHEAGHALLGHYLPHTDPLHKVSIIPRGRAGGYTLLLPKEDRRYMTKSQILDQVTMLLGGRVAEALVLKEVSTGAQNDLERATELVRKMITEFGMSDELGPLTFGRKQETVFLGRDIARDRNYSEAVAFSIDKEARRIIDECYNRAKELLQKHMAELHLVARALMEKETLEAEEFTAIIEAYNQEHNPEEDKQGNQQQENLQPAATAGTGVESTKGGGPPKDLLIKLTYLGCLKGVW
- the ndk gene encoding nucleoside-diphosphate kinase; the protein is MERTFAMIKPEGVERGLIGAIIGRIELKGYRIVALKMLRLTPELAARHYAEHQGKPFYRELISHITSGPVVAMVLEGPGVIASLRQMMGATNPKDAAPGTIRGDYALEVGKNVIHGSDSPASAAREIALFFTPGELGEEQAG
- a CDS encoding transcription repressor NadR; this translates as MKASERRQRIIELLENNQPRKGTELAALLGVSRQVIVQDVAVLRAAGFNILATPQGYLLPGPDTRCRRTFACQHDLAGLERELQIMVDYGGKVIDVVVEHPLYGEIRGYLMLASRYDVQKFVADLKASGARPLYTLTGSGVHLHTVEAAREDILDIIAAHLARAGFLLE
- a CDS encoding formate--tetrahydrofolate ligase, with amino-acid sequence MANVPSDIEIAQAARMKPVMELARALGIEEDEVELYGKYKAKISLDVYRRLKDKPDGKLILVTAITPTPAGEGKTTTSVGLTDALARLGKKVMVCLREPSLGPSFGIKGGAAGGGYAQVVPMEDINLHFTGDIHAVTYAHNLLAAMVDNHLQQGNALNIDPRTVTWRRVIDLNDRALRNIVIGLGGKANGVPRETGFDISVASEVMACLCLASDLMDLKERFRRIVVGYTYDGKPVTAGDLEAQGSMALLMKDAIKPNLVQTLENTPAFVHGGPFANIAHGCNSITATKTALKLADYVVTEAGFGADLGAEKFYDVKCRYAGLKPDVTVIVATVRALKMHGGVPKSDLATENLAALRQGFENLEKHIENVGKFGVPAVVAINAFPTDTEAELNLLYDLCNKAGAEVALSEVWAKGGAGGIELAQKVLKTIETKPANFHPLYELDLSIKEKIYKIATEIYGADGVNYTAEADKAIERFEAMGYGNLPVVMAKTQYSFSDDMTRLGRPRNFTITVREVRLSAGAGFIVPITGTIMTMPGLPKRPAACNIDIDADGVITGLF
- the folP gene encoding dihydropteroate synthase, translated to MSWQETIEVINVPEAATARKLMEEIGVDARGIELMVPKALHYCLKLKDVPARAANILKQEMLARGGEAAMAAGVAGWSIEKTDVLLFATRRQLELLVEKLPQQYFGLNKLAAALKATLDSWEKTGVQVIQCPRGPLVLGRRTLVMGIVNVTPDSFSDGGHFYDPGAAVEHAHRLVDEGADIIDVGGESTRPGHEPVPAEEEWRRLEPVLKRLAAEIKVPISVDTYKAITARRALDLGVDIINDIWGCRADAAMAAVCAHYRAPIIIMHNQQGTTYRDLMFDILASLRESIRLAEENGIPPGQIIIDPGIGFGKDLQQNLEVMARLQELKVLGKPILLGTSRKSMIGKTLDLPVDQRLEGTAATVALGVAQGVDIIRVHDVRAMVRVARMADAIVRRF
- a CDS encoding phosphatase PAP2 family protein → MTLRRWLKAGDCYLFYYVNQRLQCPLLDQTMPWFTMLGSATFGLALSLATALLGREQTRLAGWQAMLALVGSHLVVRFCKGLVGRSRPYLVLPGARYLARPWQDFSFPSGHTAASFSLAVVFALNFPVLTWPLVTAAGLTGLSRMYVGMHYPSDVLGGATVGALFAYGVHSWPW
- the pstB gene encoding phosphate ABC transporter ATP-binding protein PstB → MRQPKIRITNLNFYYGSKWALKDINLEIKPNSVTALIGPSGCGKSTFLRTLNRLNDLIEGARLSGEILLDGQNIYAPDVDVVNLRKRVGMVFQRPNPFPMSIYDNVAYGPRIHGIHNRKKLDQIVEQSLKAAALWDEVTDRLRQPALGLSGGQQQRLCIARLLAVEPEVVLMDEPSSALDPISTLKIEELIRILKEKYTIIIVTHNMQQAARVSDYTAFFLNGEMVEYDETEIIFTRPRDQRTEDYITGRFG
- the phoU gene encoding phosphate signaling complex protein PhoU, whose protein sequence is MAITTRQGFQHSLEDLQQNILRMGSIVEQTIAKSVECLARQDARMAAEVVEGDVVVDEMELQIEDQCLKLIATQQPMAKDLRKIAAGFKIITDLERMADYSVDIARTAQRILETGQPLIKPLIDIPRMAELAQVMVKQALDAYVREDTELAYTVARADDQIDMLHNQVFRELLVFMMEDPKTISQATYLLFVSRYLERIADHATNIAEEAIYLATGERKELND
- a CDS encoding MFS transporter; this encodes MQSAMKLPFAILCAVPFIMVLGNSMLVPLLPVMRTTLNVSLVQVSLFITAFSLPAGLVIPFAGFLSDAYGRKPIMAPALLIYGLGGLLAGLAAWLVASPYYLILGSRILQGIGAGGTYQLAMALTSDIFQSKERTKALGLLEASNGLGKVVSPIAGSLVGLIAWFAPFFVYGFLAIPIGLAVWFFIKEPAGQDKNRVTFRTYFRDLGQVFQTRGLSLLACILAGMVVLFILFGVLSYVSDILEASYGIRGLSTGLLIAIPVGTMALTSYLSGSYLQQKAGNLLKMTIVAGLVLETAALVVMGFFDNIYIFFLAMVIMGMGTGIVLPSVNTLITSVSAKERGGITCLYGSMRFFGVALGPPAFGLAMTLSRLPLFLGAAVLVGLITFLTATFIQTEKMLPPELLPGH
- a CDS encoding YqhV family protein; its protein translation is MFFFLPDKHVLAMAAVRVLSSMIELTAAILMLKLNRVEAALKINATLAFVGPTVMLTVMALGLWGLAGKISPVKMLTIILGVGLIFYGVRR
- a CDS encoding phosphosulfolactate synthase translates to MQEKATKTWKDVLEFPIGGRQQKPRQAGLTMVIDKGLGLTEFRDLLEVAAPYIDFIKLGFGTSVFYPAAILQEKIRLARSYNVAIFPGGTFFEVAVLQGRLNLYLQTARELGYTFIEISDGTIDLSRTVRLAAVRQARAAGFGVITEVGKKDPRDALSEALLLSQIAGDQEAGADYVIVEGRESGQGVVIYDGRGAVKEDILAGLLAGIKDLDRVIWEAPQKQQQQALIMRLGPNVNLGNVQPGDVLALEALRVGLRGDTLRTTLKVAEVS